A part of Aspergillus flavus chromosome 1, complete sequence genomic DNA contains:
- a CDS encoding CENP-S associating centromere protein X-domain-containing protein — protein sequence MPPERQPAQKRRQLPFKPPSRQSSVTAGPSTSASAKPKPQTKSKIKVPAKKPTTNAKASSSKISRPSTSSTRTETEASESPAAASNSDSEASSGSSRSSSPSEEPDYILAEIIHADAEENDILSSEPAIPPKLLTKLVHHHFKGQKTKIAKDANEVVAKYVDVFVREALARAAFERAEGGKGVERGVGDGFLEVEDLEKMAPQLVLDF from the exons ATGCCCCCAGAACGCCAACCCgcccaaaaaagaagacaacTTCCCTTCAAACCTCCCAGTCGACAATCCTCAGTCACAGCCGGCCCCTCAACATCCGCATCCGCGAAACCAAAACCCCAGACAAAATCCAAAATCAAAGTCCCCGCAAAAAAACCCACCACTAACGCAAAagcctcatcatccaagATCTCTCGACCCTCTACAAGCTCTACCCGCACCGAGACCGAGGCCTCGGAATCCCCCGCCGCAGCCTCAAACTCGGATTCCGAAGCTAGCTCCGGCTCCAGTCGCTCGAGCTCTCCCTCTGAAGAGCCGGACTATATCCTTGCGGAGATCATTCATGCGGATGCTGAGGAGAATGATATTCTCTCGAGTGAGCCGGCTATTCCGCCGAAGTTGCTGACGAAGCTTGTTCATCATCATTTTAAGGGTCAGAAGACTAAGATCGCGAAGGATGCTAATGAGGTTGTGGCGAAGTATGTGGATGTTTTTGTGAGGGAGGCGTTGGCGAGGGCTGCGTTTGAGAGGGCGGAGGGGGGGAAGGGGGTGGAGAGGGGGGTTGGGGATGGGTTTCTTGAg GTCGAGgatctggagaagatggcaccACAGCTTGTTTTAGATTTTTAG
- a CDS encoding tRNA-dihydrouridine synthase, producing the protein MTIPETQSVSQSNGEAQNAPANANTTPKTKLLGREFYKSIGSPKYIVAPMVDRSEFAWRMLTRSFMPPDDPKPMLAYSPMYHARLFREQLQMRLQHFHPTRAAIKGDDTPYLDGNPAIDRPLFVQFCANNPDDFLEAARHVAPYCDAVDLNLGCPQGIARRGHYGAFLQEDWDLIYKLINKLHTELDVPVTAKFRIQETKEKTLEYAKMILSAGASIITLHGRTREQKGHNTGVADWSYIRYLRDNLPPETVIFANGNILNYDDLERCLEETGADGVMSAEGNLSDPSVFSKPPPVGSEGREYWRGRDGKGGYRIDAVFRRYLDIIYKYVLEQPVPERKPLYLPSDPEEPEQFIKPTAEEAEEEGPPKKKQKRDKTKRPLSPSLGVMQGHLFQLLRPMVAKHTDVRDALARSRPGDMAAFEHALALTERAIKEGLKEYEQFPERFETSPNQELTGSKATIAEYGRPWWVCQPHIRPLPEEALENGALTEKGKKPNTKQDKTKSEVPADKADTPAAVASASETPSNTATTPDALVSG; encoded by the exons ATGACAATCCCCGAGACACAATCCGTGTCGCAAAGCAACGGCGAAGCGCAAAATGCGCCCGCCAATGCCAACACAACACCGAAGACGAAGCTGTTAGGGCGGGAATTTTACAAGAGTATAGGAAGTCCAAAGTACATCGTAGCACCAATGGTGGATCGGTCTGAATTT GCCTGGCGCATGCTCACTCGGTCGTTCATGCCACCTGACGATCCCAAGCCGATGCTTGCATACTCGCCGATGTACCATGCGCGTTTGTTCCGTGAACAGTTACAAATGCGCTTGCAACATTTTCACCCCACTCGCGCTGCTATCAAAGGCGATGATACCCCATACTTAGACGGAAACCCCGCGATAGACCGGCCTCTGTTTGTACAGTTTTGCGCGAATAACCCGGATGACTTTTTGGAAGCTGCGCGTCATGTAGCGCCATACTGCGACGCTGTGGACTTGAACCTTGGGTGTCCCCAAGGAATCGCGAGAAGAGGCCATTACGGTGCCTTCCTCCAGGAGGATTGGGACTTGATTTATAAACTGATCAATAAACTACACACCGAACTGGATGTTCCCGTCACTGCGAAGTTCCGTATACAGGAGACGAAAGAGAAGACATTAGAGTACGCAAAGATGATACTATCCGCCGGGGCGAGCATAATTACCCTCCATGGACGCACGAGAGAGCAAAAGGGTCATAACACAGGCGTGGCGGATTGGAGTTACATTCGGTATCTTCGTGACAATTTGCCCCCGGAGACCGTTATTTTCGCCAATGGCAACATCCTGAACTATGACGATCTGGAACGCTGCTTGGAAGAGACAGGTGCTGATGGCGTGATGAGCGCTGAAGGAAACTTGTCGGACCCATCCGTATTTAGCAAACCTCCTCCAGTGGGAAGTGAAGGAAGGGAATACTGGCGTGGCCGGGATGGAAAGGGCGGATACCGGATCGACGCTGTCTTCCGCCGCTATCTCgatattatctataaatatgtCCTTGAACAACCCGTTCCAGAGAGGAAGCCTCTCTACCTCCCGTCAGATCCCGAGGAGCCGGAACAATTCATAAAACCCACTGCCGAGGAAGCTGAGGAGGAAGGgccaccaaagaagaagcagaaacgCGACAAGACGAAGAGACCTCTGTCCCCCAGTCTTGGGGTCATGCAGGGACATTTGTTCCAGCTTCTGCGTCCAATGGTGGCAAAACATACAGACGTTCGGGATGCACTTGCACGGTCAAGGCCGGGCGACATGGCTGCCTTCGAGCATGCTCTTGCCCTTACTGAGCGAGCAATCAAAGAGGGCCTCAAGGAATATGAGCAATTCCCGGAGCGCTTTGAGACATCCCCGAACCAAGAGCTAACGGGCTCCAAGGCGACGATTGCTGAATACGGCCGGCCTTGGTGGGTCTGCCAACCACACATCCGGCCATTGCCCGAAGAAGCCCTAGAGAATGGTGCCCTCacggagaaagggaaaaagccCAACACGAAGCAAGACAAGACTAAATCTGAGGTACCTGCGGATAAAGCTGACACTCCGGCTGCAGTGGCCTCTGCTTCTGAAACCCCAAGTAACACGGCTACAACACCGGACGCTTTGGTAAGCGGTTAA
- a CDS encoding MIF domain protein → MVSAHQILDLSLLRRRHDPSATSSASLSSTVPTLESPVSFQALAVRAVSETAMAQRNKLDRPPARPSMFIEETDDDDSMAQKSTCGTPADPKSVDVIRKSVEDEPMHRTKSQYFDDFFSTRGRELSSRDRLRYKSAMVAELKLSKTVQVRDNEVLASAISSRLARIYEKDESSMMVIIQQGVCIRFGISKDPAYLLKVYALPCLIASITNLRCTTMIQSALRDLLQIEPNRGVVLYLPVPEENFATNGVTYMGEIARYERRTDDDDPGILRNISRGLSRRLKSSSTQSAPRSEATTSSWDPETDAQMSISAKGNDSFHSEGSREVEASGQGNTRGSKSLRHFLSRRAQNPTEADDKR, encoded by the exons ATGGTCTCAGCACATCAAATACTGGACTTATCTCTCCTGAGACGACGACATGACCCTTCGGCCACGTCCTCCGCGAGCCTTTCATCAACAGTTCCCACTCTTGAATCACCCGTGTCATTCCAGGCCTTGGCAGTCAGAGCCGTCTCCGAGACGGCGATGGCGCAGCGAAACAAGCTCGATAGACCGCCCGCTAGGCCATCCATGTTCATTGAGGagacagatgatgatgattcgATGGCTCAAAAATCGACTTGTGGCACACCTGCAGACCCGAAGTCTGTCGACGTGATACGTAAAAGTGTTGAGGACGAACCAATGCATCGGACAAAGAGCCAGTACTTTGACGATTTTTTCAGCACACGCGGGCGAGAGCTATCATCCAGGGATCGCCTGAGGTATAAATCAGCTATGGTGGCTGAGCTTAAACTAAGCAAGACG GTCCAGGTTAGAGACAACGAAGTCCTTGCTTCGGCGATCTCGTCTCGCTTAGCGCGTATCTATGAGAAAGACGAATCGTCTATGATGGTCATCATACAGCAGGGTGTGTGTATTCGCTTTGGTATCTCGAAGGACCCAGCATATTTGTTGAAGGTCTACGCACTCCCATGCCTCATAGCCTCTATCACCAACCTTCGCTGCACCACTATGATCCAGTCAGCTCTGAGGGATCTTCTGCAGATTGAACCCAACCGCGGCGTAGTCCTTTATCTTCCAGTTCCTGAAGAGAACTTTGCGACAAATGGTGTAACTTACATGGGCGAGATCGCACGCTATGAGCGCCGGACCGATGACGATGACCCGGGTATCCTTCGAAATATCTCACGGGGCTTGAGTAGAAGGCTGAAATCAAGCAGCACTCAGAGCGCGCCTCGTTCTGAGGCAACAACCTCTTCATGGGACCCTGAGACCGATGCTCAAATGTCAATATCCGCGAAAGGAAATGATTCTTTCCACAGCGAGGGCTCTCGAGAAGTAGAAGCATCAGGCCAAGGCAACACTAGAGGATCCAAGAGTCTGCGACACTTCCTTTCCCGTCGTGCGCAAAATCCTACTGAAGCAGATGACAAGCGGTAA